Proteins encoded within one genomic window of Gigantopelta aegis isolate Gae_Host chromosome 2, Gae_host_genome, whole genome shotgun sequence:
- the LOC121384357 gene encoding heterogeneous nuclear ribonucleoprotein K-like isoform X2 — MKRPLDEQEEDESMIKRQRGEGPKVELRILLQSKNAGAIIGKGGSNIKRLRNDYKASVTVPDSDGPERILTIATDLGTVLEVLLEVIPMLEDYKHNDDLDFECELRMLVHQSQAGCIIGRAGFKIKELREKTGANIRVFSQCCPNSTDRIVLIQAKPRTAVGCVEEIFELLQSAPPKGPQQPYDPNNFDVYYAQEYGGFTPAEGGRRGTGNPRGSAPRGGYGMRGGRDDFGMGMGMGGRSGMRGGRGGMGMGGMGGMRSGGMGGMGGGGMGFGGRSGGGGGGGGMGGMGGMRMNSGGMGRNQGMGGGGFGQMGGMQDFGDDMGGMDQGMMFGKEEDEEVDSTQVTIPKDLAGAIIGKGGSRITEIRRQSNAQIVIDEPLPGSSDRIITITGTQQQIQNAQYLLQMRLKGLAKY, encoded by the exons ATGAAACGTCCCCTTGATGAGCAGGAGGAAGATGAAAGCATGATCAAGCGACAGAGAGGAGAGGGTCCCAAGGTGGAGCTCCGTATCCTCTTACAGAGCAAG aatgctGGAGCAATTATTGGCAAAGGAGGGAGCAACATCAAACGACTAAGAAACGAT TACAAAGCCAGTGTCACGGTTCCTGATAGCGACGGCCCGGAACG GATCTTGACAATTGCTACCGATCTTGGCACTGTCCTTGAGGTTCTTTTGGAGGTCATTCCAATGCTGGAAGAC tacAAACACAACGATGATCTGGATTTTGAGTGCGAGTTGAGGATGCTGGTCCACCAGAGTCAGGCAGGATGTATCATAGGCCGTGCAGGATTCAAGATCAAGGAGCTCAGAGAG AAAACGGGCGCTAACATCCGAGTGTTCTCTCAGTGTTGTCCAAACTCGACGGATCGTATCGTGCTCATTCAGGCGAAACCGAGAACGGCTGTCGGCTGTGTTGAGGAGATCTTTGAACTCCTGCAGTCT GCTCCACCTAAAGGACCCCAGCAGCCATACGACCCCAACAACTTTGATGTGTACTATGCACAAGAATATGGCGGTTTCACACCTGCTGAAGGGGGTCGAAGGGGCACTGGAAACCCCAGGGGTTCAGCCCCTCGTGGTGGCTATGGAATGAGGGGTGGACG AGATGACTTCGGAATGGGAATGGGCATGGGTGGCCGCAGTGGAATGCGAGGCGGCAGAGGAGGCATGGGAATGGGGGGTATGGGCGGCATGAGGAGCGGCGGCATGGGAGGAATGGGAGGAGGGGGAATGGGGTTCGGTGGACGAAGTGGAGGTGGCGGCGGCGGAGGAGGCATGGGAGGAATGGGGGGAATGAG aatgAACAGTGGTGGAATGGGCAGAAATCAAG GcatgggtggtggtggttttggaCAGATGGGTGGAATGCAAGACTTTGGTGATGACATG GGAGGAATGGACCAGGGTATGATGTTTGGAAAGGAGGAAGATGAAGAAGTAGATTCCACTCAAGTTACCATTCCAAAAGAT TTGGCTGGTGCAATCATCGGTAAAGGTGGGAGCCGAATCACTGAAATCCGCAGACAGTCGAACGCCCAGATTGTGATCGACGAACCACTGCCGGGATCCTCGGACCGAATAATCACGATAACGGGGACACAGCAGCAAATACAGAATGCTCAGTATTTGCTACAAATGAG ACTGAAGGGGCTCGCCAAATATTGA
- the LOC121388319 gene encoding extensin-3-like, which yields MLMKIIILQTSMLENYIPPLHTKNYIPPLHTKNYIPPLHTKNYIPPPHPKNYIPPLHTKNYIPPPYPKNYIPPLHTKNYIPPPYPKNYIPPPHPKNYIPPLHTKNYIPPPHPKNYIPPPHPKNYIPPPHPKNYIPPPHSKNYIPPPHP from the exons ATGTTGATGAAGATAATTATTCTACAAACCTCTATGTTGGAG AACTACATCCCACCTCTCCACACTAAGAACTACATCCCACCTCTCCACACTAAGAACTACATCCCACCTCTCCACACTAAGAACTACATCCCACCTCCCCACCCTAAGAACTACATCCCACCTCTCCACACTAAGAACTACATCCCACCTCCCTACCCTAAGAACTACATCCCACCTCTCCACACTAAGAACTACATCCCACCTCCCTATCCTAAGAACTACATTCCACCTCCCCACCCTAAGAACTACATCCCACCTCTCCACACTAAGAACTACATCCCACCTCCCCACCCTAAGAACTACATCCCACCTCCCCACCCTAAGAACTACATCCCACCTCCCCACCCTAAGAACTACATCCCACCTCCCCACTCTAAGAACTACATCCCACCTCCCCACCCTTAG
- the LOC121384357 gene encoding heterogeneous nuclear ribonucleoprotein K-like isoform X1: MAESLDGGRMKRPLDEQEEDESMIKRQRGEGPKVELRILLQSKNAGAIIGKGGSNIKRLRNDYKASVTVPDSDGPERILTIATDLGTVLEVLLEVIPMLEDYKHNDDLDFECELRMLVHQSQAGCIIGRAGFKIKELREKTGANIRVFSQCCPNSTDRIVLIQAKPRTAVGCVEEIFELLQSAPPKGPQQPYDPNNFDVYYAQEYGGFTPAEGGRRGTGNPRGSAPRGGYGMRGGRDDFGMGMGMGGRSGMRGGRGGMGMGGMGGMRSGGMGGMGGGGMGFGGRSGGGGGGGGMGGMGGMRMNSGGMGRNQGMGGGGFGQMGGMQDFGDDMGGMDQGMMFGKEEDEEVDSTQVTIPKDLAGAIIGKGGSRITEIRRQSNAQIVIDEPLPGSSDRIITITGTQQQIQNAQYLLQMRLKGLAKY, encoded by the exons GAAGAATGAAACGTCCCCTTGATGAGCAGGAGGAAGATGAAAGCATGATCAAGCGACAGAGAGGAGAGGGTCCCAAGGTGGAGCTCCGTATCCTCTTACAGAGCAAG aatgctGGAGCAATTATTGGCAAAGGAGGGAGCAACATCAAACGACTAAGAAACGAT TACAAAGCCAGTGTCACGGTTCCTGATAGCGACGGCCCGGAACG GATCTTGACAATTGCTACCGATCTTGGCACTGTCCTTGAGGTTCTTTTGGAGGTCATTCCAATGCTGGAAGAC tacAAACACAACGATGATCTGGATTTTGAGTGCGAGTTGAGGATGCTGGTCCACCAGAGTCAGGCAGGATGTATCATAGGCCGTGCAGGATTCAAGATCAAGGAGCTCAGAGAG AAAACGGGCGCTAACATCCGAGTGTTCTCTCAGTGTTGTCCAAACTCGACGGATCGTATCGTGCTCATTCAGGCGAAACCGAGAACGGCTGTCGGCTGTGTTGAGGAGATCTTTGAACTCCTGCAGTCT GCTCCACCTAAAGGACCCCAGCAGCCATACGACCCCAACAACTTTGATGTGTACTATGCACAAGAATATGGCGGTTTCACACCTGCTGAAGGGGGTCGAAGGGGCACTGGAAACCCCAGGGGTTCAGCCCCTCGTGGTGGCTATGGAATGAGGGGTGGACG AGATGACTTCGGAATGGGAATGGGCATGGGTGGCCGCAGTGGAATGCGAGGCGGCAGAGGAGGCATGGGAATGGGGGGTATGGGCGGCATGAGGAGCGGCGGCATGGGAGGAATGGGAGGAGGGGGAATGGGGTTCGGTGGACGAAGTGGAGGTGGCGGCGGCGGAGGAGGCATGGGAGGAATGGGGGGAATGAG aatgAACAGTGGTGGAATGGGCAGAAATCAAG GcatgggtggtggtggttttggaCAGATGGGTGGAATGCAAGACTTTGGTGATGACATG GGAGGAATGGACCAGGGTATGATGTTTGGAAAGGAGGAAGATGAAGAAGTAGATTCCACTCAAGTTACCATTCCAAAAGAT TTGGCTGGTGCAATCATCGGTAAAGGTGGGAGCCGAATCACTGAAATCCGCAGACAGTCGAACGCCCAGATTGTGATCGACGAACCACTGCCGGGATCCTCGGACCGAATAATCACGATAACGGGGACACAGCAGCAAATACAGAATGCTCAGTATTTGCTACAAATGAG ACTGAAGGGGCTCGCCAAATATTGA
- the LOC121384357 gene encoding heterogeneous nuclear ribonucleoprotein K-like isoform X3 — protein sequence MILTIATDLGTVLEVLLEVIPMLEDYKHNDDLDFECELRMLVHQSQAGCIIGRAGFKIKELREKTGANIRVFSQCCPNSTDRIVLIQAKPRTAVGCVEEIFELLQSAPPKGPQQPYDPNNFDVYYAQEYGGFTPAEGGRRGTGNPRGSAPRGGYGMRGGRDDFGMGMGMGGRSGMRGGRGGMGMGGMGGMRSGGMGGMGGGGMGFGGRSGGGGGGGGMGGMGGMRMNSGGMGRNQGMGGGGFGQMGGMQDFGDDMGGMDQGMMFGKEEDEEVDSTQVTIPKDLAGAIIGKGGSRITEIRRQSNAQIVIDEPLPGSSDRIITITGTQQQIQNAQYLLQMRLKGLAKY from the exons AT GATCTTGACAATTGCTACCGATCTTGGCACTGTCCTTGAGGTTCTTTTGGAGGTCATTCCAATGCTGGAAGAC tacAAACACAACGATGATCTGGATTTTGAGTGCGAGTTGAGGATGCTGGTCCACCAGAGTCAGGCAGGATGTATCATAGGCCGTGCAGGATTCAAGATCAAGGAGCTCAGAGAG AAAACGGGCGCTAACATCCGAGTGTTCTCTCAGTGTTGTCCAAACTCGACGGATCGTATCGTGCTCATTCAGGCGAAACCGAGAACGGCTGTCGGCTGTGTTGAGGAGATCTTTGAACTCCTGCAGTCT GCTCCACCTAAAGGACCCCAGCAGCCATACGACCCCAACAACTTTGATGTGTACTATGCACAAGAATATGGCGGTTTCACACCTGCTGAAGGGGGTCGAAGGGGCACTGGAAACCCCAGGGGTTCAGCCCCTCGTGGTGGCTATGGAATGAGGGGTGGACG AGATGACTTCGGAATGGGAATGGGCATGGGTGGCCGCAGTGGAATGCGAGGCGGCAGAGGAGGCATGGGAATGGGGGGTATGGGCGGCATGAGGAGCGGCGGCATGGGAGGAATGGGAGGAGGGGGAATGGGGTTCGGTGGACGAAGTGGAGGTGGCGGCGGCGGAGGAGGCATGGGAGGAATGGGGGGAATGAG aatgAACAGTGGTGGAATGGGCAGAAATCAAG GcatgggtggtggtggttttggaCAGATGGGTGGAATGCAAGACTTTGGTGATGACATG GGAGGAATGGACCAGGGTATGATGTTTGGAAAGGAGGAAGATGAAGAAGTAGATTCCACTCAAGTTACCATTCCAAAAGAT TTGGCTGGTGCAATCATCGGTAAAGGTGGGAGCCGAATCACTGAAATCCGCAGACAGTCGAACGCCCAGATTGTGATCGACGAACCACTGCCGGGATCCTCGGACCGAATAATCACGATAACGGGGACACAGCAGCAAATACAGAATGCTCAGTATTTGCTACAAATGAG ACTGAAGGGGCTCGCCAAATATTGA